From a region of the Triticum aestivum cultivar Chinese Spring chromosome 7D, IWGSC CS RefSeq v2.1, whole genome shotgun sequence genome:
- the LOC123170641 gene encoding B3 domain-containing protein Os12g0591400, whose product MAGVNPAPAGWSGGDGDGHCEDCAGGDGKQFVIVASEGFRDHASIPPEVGSHLRNMIRDIEHVKLEAPDGRTYDVKIMMFYKMFLFTSGETSGWQEFVDANEIQEGHSIVFVYRGNSTFRVNISNISGHENPSSFSEPPPKIFGAVPPPRTSCVLESSLR is encoded by the exons ATGGCCGGGGTCAACCCAGCACCAGCAG GctggagcggcggcgacggcgacggccacTGCGAGGACTGCGCCGGCGGCGACGGGAAGCAGTTCGTCATCGTCGCCTCAGAGGGCTTCCGCGACCACGCG TCCATACCGCCAGAGGTTGGGAGCCATCTCAGGAATATGATTCGTGATATAGAGCATGTCAAGCTTGAAGCTCCTGATGGCCGGACGTACGATGTTAAGATTATGATGTTCTATAAGATGTTTCTCTTTACATCTGGAGAAACATCTGGATGGCAAGAGTTTGTAGATGCAAATGAAATTCAAGAAGGTCACTCGATTGTGTTTGTGTATCGTGGGAACTCCACCTTCAGAGTTAATATATCCAATATATCTGGCCATGAgaatccttcttccttctctgaACCACCTCCCAAGATCTTCGGAGCCGTTCCTCCTCCCCGCACTTCTTGTGTGTTAGAGTCTAGTCTGCGCTAA